The genomic interval GAGCGGGGTACGGGGGCGGCCCGTGCTCGACTACGACACGGTCACCGGCCGCTGGGTGTCCGTGCCGGAGGCCGGGGAGGCCACGTCCTGAGGTGACGGCAGCAGCGCGGAGGCGCCCGGGGCCGGCAACGCCCATCCTGGTGGGGGCGGGCGGATCGCCCGGCGGCCCGGAGCCGGCCGCAGACGCTCCTGGTGGAGGTGCCGATGGACCCGGTCAACGCCCTGCGGCGGATCGCCTTCCTGCTGGAACGCTCCCAGGCCGCCACCTACCGGGTGAAGGCCTTCCGCACAGCGGCGGCCGCCGTGGATGCGATGGCCGCCGGGGAGGCGGCCGAGCGGGTGGCCGCGAACTCCCTGGAGCGGGTCGCCGGCATCGGACCCCGTACCGCCGAGGTGATCCGCGAGGCTCTGGCCGGGCAGACACCCGGGTATCTGGACCGGCTGGAGGCGGAAGCCGCCGCCGATCCGCCCGTCGAGGGGGGCGAGGATCTCTTCGCCCGGCTGACGGGCGACTGCCATCTGCACTCGGACTGGTCGGACGGAGGCAGCCCGATCGAGGAGATGGGCCGGACCGCCGCGGAGCTGGGGCACGCCTGGGCCGTCCTCACCGACCATTCGCCCCGGCTGACGGTGGCCCGCGGCCTGCCGCCGGAGCGGCTGCGGGAGCAGCTCGCGGTGGTGGCGCGGCTCAACGAGGAGTGGGCCCCGTTCCGGCTGCTCACGGGCATCGAGTGCGACATCCTCCCGGATGGCTCGCTCGACCAGGAGCCCGCGCTGCTGGAGCGGCTCGACGTGGTGGTGGTCTCGGTCCACTCCAAGCTGCGGATGGACCCGGAGCCGATGACCCGTCGCCTGGAGGCGGCGGTCCGCCACCCGCGGGCCCATGTGCTCGGCCACTGCACGGGACGCCTGCTGGCCGGGCGCGGCCGGCCGGAGTCCCGGTTCGACGAGGACCGGGTCTTCGCGGCCTGCGCCGAGGCGGGGACCGCGGTGGAGATCAACTGCCGTCCGGAGCGGCGGGATCCGCCCCTGCGGCTGCTGCGCGCGGCCGTCGCGGCGGGGGCGCTGTTCGCGATCGACACCGACGCGCACGCCCCGGGGCAGCTCGCGTGGCAGCGGTCGGGGTGCGCCCGCGCCGAGGAGTGCGGGGTGCAGGCCGACCGGGTGGTGACGACCTGGAGCGCGGACCGGCTCCTGGAGTGGGCCCGCTGACCGCATCCGGAGCACGCGGCTGCCGTGCGGGGGCACGGGGTCGCCGGGCGCGCGTCGGCCGTGCAGGGGCACGGGGTCGCCGCGCGGGCGTCGGCCGCGCAGGGGCACGGGGTCGCCGCGCGGGCGTCGGCCGCGCAGGGGCACGGGGTCGCCGCGCGGGCGTCGGCCGCGCAGGGGCACGGGGTCGCCGGGCGGGCGGATGAACGCGGCTGTCGGGCGGACGGATGGGACGCGGCTGTCGGCGGGTGCACACGGTCGCCCGGGTCCACCCGCACGGCCGCCCGCCCCGGAGGACCGTCAGGTTCCTCCGGAAGCGGGCGGGCGGGCGCGCGTCGGCCGGGCTACTTCTCGGGGTAGACGTCCCCGGCCTCCATGGCGCTCTGCTGCTCGCTCCGGTCCCGGATCGTCCGGGACTTCTTCTCCAGCCGCTCGCGTTCGTGCGGGTCGCTCGCGCGCTCCGCGGCCTCCGCGAGCTGCTGGGCCTTCTCACGCATCTGCCGAGCCAGGTCGGCGGGTCCGTCCGAACCGCTCATCATCACTCCTTGGACGCTGGGGACCTCCGAGGCGTGTCCGGCGCGTCAGGGCCGGGCATACCCCGCCCCCAGCGAACCAGCGACCGGCCGCCTCCGCATCCCAAGCGGCCGGAGCTCTCGTACCGGAATCGGGTGCGGCTCCCGCGCGGCGGTCAGGAGGGCTGCCGGCCCAGCCGCCGCAGGAGTGCGCGCAGCCCGGGGTGACGCGCGTGCGCCTCCGCCGAGCGGCGGTCCAGCTCCTCGCCGAGGCGTTGGGTGCGCTCCTCGATGTCGAGTT from Streptomyces sp. CA-278952 carries:
- a CDS encoding DUF6381 family protein, which produces MSGSDGPADLARQMREKAQQLAEAAERASDPHERERLEKKSRTIRDRSEQQSAMEAGDVYPEK
- a CDS encoding PHP domain-containing protein, with protein sequence MDPVNALRRIAFLLERSQAATYRVKAFRTAAAAVDAMAAGEAAERVAANSLERVAGIGPRTAEVIREALAGQTPGYLDRLEAEAAADPPVEGGEDLFARLTGDCHLHSDWSDGGSPIEEMGRTAAELGHAWAVLTDHSPRLTVARGLPPERLREQLAVVARLNEEWAPFRLLTGIECDILPDGSLDQEPALLERLDVVVVSVHSKLRMDPEPMTRRLEAAVRHPRAHVLGHCTGRLLAGRGRPESRFDEDRVFAACAEAGTAVEINCRPERRDPPLRLLRAAVAAGALFAIDTDAHAPGQLAWQRSGCARAEECGVQADRVVTTWSADRLLEWAR